The genomic DNA GTGCTTGTTTTGCAAACGCCTTCTCTACAGAGGATCGAAAGGAAGGGTTACAAGCATTTATAGAAAAGAGAAAACCAATTTTTGCAGGAAAGTAGGGAAAGTTTTTATCAAATGAAGTATCCATAAACAATATGGGTACTTCATTAAATAAAAATGTTTTTTTCGAGGGGTGATGAAAAGAGTGGGAAAAGATCGAAATCTATTTTCGGTATATGGAATTTTGGAGTCTTCATCAAAAAATTATGGTCAAAATGAAGCATTATTTGATTTGAAAAGAGCAGTTACTTACTCACAGTTAAAAAGTGATGTTGATAAATTCGCAGTGGCTTTAACGAAACGAGGGATAAATAAGGGGGACCGAGTTGCAGTATCCTTACCCAATTGGTACGAAACAGTTGTTATTTTTTTTGCTGTAGCAAAAATTGGTGCTATCCTTGTCCCGTTTAATCCTAAATATAAAGCTCATGAAGTGAACCATATACTAACCAATTCTGAGCCAAAAGTAATTATTGTCTCTGAAGAATTTAACCATAATTTTGGGTTGAAAGAGGTACTGTTTTTAGTAGAAGAGGTTATTACTGTCCGTTTTTGTTGGGAAGGACTCTTATCCTTTCACGAAATCATGGACGAGGAATCTGTCTATCTGGACGAAGTACCAATAGATGTAGATCAGGACGTATTTTGCATTTTATATACCTCTGGTACGACGGGTGTTCCAAAAGGCGTCATGGTTACTCATCGTAGTGTCGTACAATCTGCTAATACAATGGGTGTGGAACTCTTTTTTTCTGAAAAAGATGTACTAATTCTTCCTGCTCCTTTATTTCATATATTTGGTATGGCAGTTAATTTGTTTTGCGCTGCCTTCACAGGTTCTCGTATCGTGTTATTGGAGAAGTTCCAACCAACTGAAATGCTACGTTTAATTGAACAGGAAAAAGTAACGATTTTAAATGGCGTACCTACCATGTTTATTAAACTACTAGAAGTGGAAAACTTCGATCAATATAATTTGTCTACGCTACGAACTGGTGTTGTAGGAGCATCCCCGATTCCGCCATCAAAGGTGAAAGAAATTCGGTATCGCATGGGAATTAACCTTTGCCAATCATTTGGAATTACTGAGACGGTTACCGTTACAATGACTCCTTACGATGATAACGAAAAGAATATTACAGAAACCCTAGGAAAGCCAATTCCTGGAGTAGAGTTAAAAATTGTTGATAGTAATCGTAACGCGTTAGCTCCTGGAGAAAAAGGGGAAATCGCGATTAAGAGTTTTGGCACAATGAGGGGATATTATAAAATGCCAGAGCATACAGCAGCAGTGATCGATCATGAGAATTGGTACTATACTGGTGACCTTGGCACTCTTAATGATCAAGGCTATTTAACATTTGTCGGTAGAAAAAAAGAAATGATTATTCGGGGTGGACTTAATATTTATCCACAAGAAATTGAGTCTGTACTCGCAAGGCATCCCAAAATAGTAGAGTCTGCTGTAGTAGGTTTGCCTGATGAGACCCTAGGAGAGTTAGTGTGTGCGGTTGTTCAATTGAAAAGTGGCGAAGAGTGTACAGAGGAAGAAATCATCAATTATATAAAGAACCATATTGCCTTATATAAGGTCCCTCAAAAAGTAACTTTCACAAGTAAATTCCCGGTAACAGCAAGTGGGAAAATTCAAAAAATAAGGCTTCGCGAAGAAATAAGTAATACTAATTCTACTATTCAAAGTTAAAGGAGGTAAGAAAAATGAAATCGGAATATCATTTTCAAGTACGGTGGGGAGATACGGACGCGGCAGGTATCGTTTATTATCCAAATTTCTTTAAATGGATGGATGAAGCAACACATGCTTTTTTTACAAAAATAGGTTATCCTTCTTCAAAGCTTTTTGCAGAACAGCAAATTGGGGTACCTCTGTTAGAGGCGAATTGTGCATTCAAGAGCCCCCTCGTGTTTGAAGACCATATTGTTGTACAAAGCTCAATAGAAGAGTTGCATAACAAAGTCTTTAAAATTAAGCATGTTTTTATAAAAGAAGGCCAAATCGTTGCCGAAGGTTATGGAGTCCGTGCATGGGCCTCTTTTGCTGGTAAACCAAAAGCCCAAACTATCCCAGACTATATTCGTGAAAAGATGGAATCTCAAGTCAAAGCAATGGAGGGATAGTTACATGCTTATTGAAAAAAGGCAAAATCATCCATTTTTATATACTGGTAGATTACTAGGGGACATTCTTACACCAGAGGACTTTCATGATGAACATCAAATGATAGCAGATTTGGCAAGTAAATTTGTGATGAACGAGGTTTATCCAAAGTTAGAAAAAATTGAAAATCAGGAGTTTGAGGAAACCGTTTCATTAATGAAAAAAACTGGTGAACTAGGTCTTATACGTGCAGATATCCCTGAAGAGGATGGTGGTCTTGGATTAGGGAAGGTTAGTGCAACCATTATTTCTGAAAAGATGGCACTTGGTCGTTCGTTTGCTATTACTTTTGGGGGTCAAACCGGGATTGGAGCATTACCTATTGCTTATTTTGGAACGAATACCCAAAAAGATACGTATCTTCCAGAAATCTTGAGTGGAGAAAAAATTGCTGCATATGCTTTGACAGAACCATCTTCAGGAACAGATGCAATGAGTGTGAAAACAATAGCCGTCTTATCTAAGTGCGGAAATTATTATGTATTAAATGGGGAAAAACAATGGATTACAAATTCTGCGTTCGCTGATATTTTTATCGTGTATGCGAAAGTGGATGGGACACAGTTTACCGCCTTTATTGTTGAAAAGAGCTTTAAAGGTGTGTCTACAAGTGCAGAAGAAAAGAAGATGGGGCTTAAAGGGTCTTCTACTCGATCACTTATTTTAGAAAATGTACGGGTTCCTATAGAAAATGTTATTGGAGAAGTAGGTAGGGGACATAAAATTGCTTTTAATGTATTGAACATTGGCCGTCATAAGATTTCTGCAACATCACTCGGTACAGCTAAACGAGCTATTGAACTGGGAGTAAAATATGCCAACCAACGAATGCAATTTGGTCAGTGTCTTTCTTCCTTTAATCTAATTAAGAATAAAGTGGCTGATATGGTAATTAAAACTTATGTCAATGAAAGTGCTATCTATAGAACAGCGGGAATGATGGAAGAAGGCTTCGATTATATGAAAAAAACTGGGGATGATTTTGCTACTACAATTGCACCTTATGCAGTAGAGTGTTCCATTAATAAAGTCATGTCTACAGAAGCTTTAGATGAAATTGTTGATGAAGCGGTTCAAATTCACGGTGGTTACGGTTATATGAGAGAGTATGAAATTGAAACCCTGTATCGTGATTCTAGAATTAATCGAATCTTTGAGGGAACAAATGAAATTAATAGACTACTCATTGCCACCACTGTCTTTAAAAACCATGCAGATTTATCTGAAGGCGAAGAGTGGAAAAATGGGTTACTTCAACATGAAAGACAGATTCTTCAACTAATAAAAAAATTATTTCATGCTGCTATTCAGTCTATAAATAAGAATAGCCTTAGTAATTTTCAAATAGAGCAAGAAATTGCCGCATTACTTGCTGATATGGTTATTACTATTTACGCTATTGAAAGCGCTATTTTAAGAACGGAAAAATTAATCATGAGATGGGGGGAGGAAAAAAACAGGCAGAAGCTTGATTGTACTAAAGTATATACTCATGAAGCTTCACAACAGATTGCACTCAGGGCATTAAACATGATTAACCATTTTGGTGATGAAGAAATCTTCTCACGATTTGCTAGTCGATTGATTATGAGCAGTTCAGAAAATAATGTGTTAATCAAACGAAGAATTGCTGATGTTGTATTAGAGAAAGAACGTTATTATTGTTAATTTGATCGCTTTCATCTGAGCGTTTTATAAGGAGTGGGGGAAACATGAGCAATATTGTTTTGGTGGATGGGGCACGAACGGCATTTACAGAAATTTCAGGTACCTTTAGAGGGATTTCAGCTACCGATTTAGGGGTGGAAGCTGCACGAGGAGCGATTCTAAAAGCGAATATTAATCCCGAAGATATTAATCACGTCGTCTTTGCAAATGTTCAACAATCAAGTAAGGATGCACATATTTTAGCTCGTCATATTGGTTTAAAGGCTGGTCTACCTGTAGATGTTCCAGCTTTAACAATCAATCGCTTATGCGGTAGCGGTGTTGAAGCAATTATCACAGCAGCAAGGTATATTTTGACGAGTGAAGCAAATGCGGTACTTGCTGGTGGAACAGAAAGTATGAGTAATGTTCCTCATGTTATTCCAGGGATGAGGTGGGGTAGTCCGCTTGGTGGACCTGCTATTGAAGACTGGGTATGGGACGGATTATACGATACCGTCGGTGACTGCACGATGGCTGATACAGCAGAAAATTTAGCCGAAAAATATGGCATTTCTCGTCATGAGGCTGACATTCATGCACTTACCAGTCATGAACGGGCTCTAGCCGCAATAGAAAGGGGATATATGGCAGAGGAAATTGTTCCAGTTGAAGTAAAAGAAAGGAAAGCAAGTAAAATCGTTAATCAGGATGAACATGTCCGAAAAACCAGCCTGGAGAAGCTTGCGAAGTTAAAGCCTCGTTTTAGAGAGAATGGAATTGTTACTCCGGGAAATGCAAGTGGGATGGTCGATGGGGCAGCATCAGTTATTATCACTTCTAGTGGGTTTGCCGCTGAAAAAGGATTAAAGCCAATCGCAAGACTAGTATCGTGGGCAGTGGTGGGAGTTGACCCAAAATATATGGGGATTGGACCGGTTCCGGCGATTCAAAGTGCATTGCAAAAAGCAAACCTTACACTGAAGGATTTGGACTTAATCGAAATTAATGAGGCATTCTCGGCACAGTATCTTGCTTGTCAAAAAGAGCTGGGGTTTGATCCTGAAATTGGAAACGTAAATGGTGGTGCGATTGCTCTAGGACACCCACTAGCGGCAAGTGGGACGAGAATTACTCTTTCTCTAGCTTATGAGTTACAAAGACGTGGTGGAAAATATGGTGCATCTGCTGTCTGCATAGGTGGGGGACAAGGAATCGCTACGATTTGGGAGAGGTTATAAAAATATTTAATCTGAAAAGAAGTAAATGTAATCGCACGGTGAGCTTTCACTAGTGCGATTATTTTTATACATAGAAAAGGGAATAAAAAAATTAATTAGCTGCAATATGGAAGCGGCTTCCTGTGGAGTTTGTTGCTGAAAATAATGGCTATGCAGAGAGGCGGTGTCTTCTTTTTTATTTTGAAAATTCTTTTTAAAAAACCGTTGAAACGTTTCAATTAAGATGTTATGATGAATTTATGAAAACGCTTTAATTGTTTTGGGGGTATTATTAGTGCCAAGTATAAAAGATGTTGCAGACTTAGCAGGAGTTGGGGTTGGCACTGTTTCACGTGTCATAAATAAGAATCCCACTGTAAAGCCTGAAACAAGGGAAAAAGTAAATGCAGCTATTAAAAAATTGAACTACATACCAAATGAAGTAGCACGAAACTTTAAGATGCAAAAATCAACGATGGTGGCGTTATTGCTCCCAAGTATATGGCATCCGTTTTTTTCAGAGTTCGCTTATTACATTGAAGATGCACTCGATAAAGAAGGATATAAGTTAATGCTTTGTAATAGCGGGGGGAGACCGGATAAAGAAATCTACTATCTTGATATGCTTAATCAAAACAAAGTAGCTGGCATTATAGGGATTACCTACAATGAGATTGAAGATAGTGT from Robertmurraya sp. FSL R5-0851 includes the following:
- a CDS encoding class I adenylate-forming enzyme family protein, whose product is MKRVGKDRNLFSVYGILESSSKNYGQNEALFDLKRAVTYSQLKSDVDKFAVALTKRGINKGDRVAVSLPNWYETVVIFFAVAKIGAILVPFNPKYKAHEVNHILTNSEPKVIIVSEEFNHNFGLKEVLFLVEEVITVRFCWEGLLSFHEIMDEESVYLDEVPIDVDQDVFCILYTSGTTGVPKGVMVTHRSVVQSANTMGVELFFSEKDVLILPAPLFHIFGMAVNLFCAAFTGSRIVLLEKFQPTEMLRLIEQEKVTILNGVPTMFIKLLEVENFDQYNLSTLRTGVVGASPIPPSKVKEIRYRMGINLCQSFGITETVTVTMTPYDDNEKNITETLGKPIPGVELKIVDSNRNALAPGEKGEIAIKSFGTMRGYYKMPEHTAAVIDHENWYYTGDLGTLNDQGYLTFVGRKKEMIIRGGLNIYPQEIESVLARHPKIVESAVVGLPDETLGELVCAVVQLKSGEECTEEEIINYIKNHIALYKVPQKVTFTSKFPVTASGKIQKIRLREEISNTNSTIQS
- a CDS encoding thioesterase family protein, producing MKSEYHFQVRWGDTDAAGIVYYPNFFKWMDEATHAFFTKIGYPSSKLFAEQQIGVPLLEANCAFKSPLVFEDHIVVQSSIEELHNKVFKIKHVFIKEGQIVAEGYGVRAWASFAGKPKAQTIPDYIREKMESQVKAMEG
- a CDS encoding acyl-CoA dehydrogenase family protein, whose protein sequence is MLIEKRQNHPFLYTGRLLGDILTPEDFHDEHQMIADLASKFVMNEVYPKLEKIENQEFEETVSLMKKTGELGLIRADIPEEDGGLGLGKVSATIISEKMALGRSFAITFGGQTGIGALPIAYFGTNTQKDTYLPEILSGEKIAAYALTEPSSGTDAMSVKTIAVLSKCGNYYVLNGEKQWITNSAFADIFIVYAKVDGTQFTAFIVEKSFKGVSTSAEEKKMGLKGSSTRSLILENVRVPIENVIGEVGRGHKIAFNVLNIGRHKISATSLGTAKRAIELGVKYANQRMQFGQCLSSFNLIKNKVADMVIKTYVNESAIYRTAGMMEEGFDYMKKTGDDFATTIAPYAVECSINKVMSTEALDEIVDEAVQIHGGYGYMREYEIETLYRDSRINRIFEGTNEINRLLIATTVFKNHADLSEGEEWKNGLLQHERQILQLIKKLFHAAIQSINKNSLSNFQIEQEIAALLADMVITIYAIESAILRTEKLIMRWGEEKNRQKLDCTKVYTHEASQQIALRALNMINHFGDEEIFSRFASRLIMSSSENNVLIKRRIADVVLEKERYYC
- a CDS encoding acetyl-CoA C-acetyltransferase; the encoded protein is MSNIVLVDGARTAFTEISGTFRGISATDLGVEAARGAILKANINPEDINHVVFANVQQSSKDAHILARHIGLKAGLPVDVPALTINRLCGSGVEAIITAARYILTSEANAVLAGGTESMSNVPHVIPGMRWGSPLGGPAIEDWVWDGLYDTVGDCTMADTAENLAEKYGISRHEADIHALTSHERALAAIERGYMAEEIVPVEVKERKASKIVNQDEHVRKTSLEKLAKLKPRFRENGIVTPGNASGMVDGAASVIITSSGFAAEKGLKPIARLVSWAVVGVDPKYMGIGPVPAIQSALQKANLTLKDLDLIEINEAFSAQYLACQKELGFDPEIGNVNGGAIALGHPLAASGTRITLSLAYELQRRGGKYGASAVCIGGGQGIATIWERL